The Kribbella sp. NBC_00662 nucleotide sequence TGAACGGCCCGGAGGCGGCGAAGTACAAGGTGCTCCAGGTGGCGGGCATCACCTACACCTGGAACCCGGCGGCCGCGGCGGGCTCGAAGATCGTCGCCGGCTCGATCAAGATCGGCGGACAGCCGCTGGTGGACGGTACGTCGTACCGCATCGTCACGAACAACTTCCTCTCCGACGGCGGTGACGGCTTCCCGGCCTTCACCACCGCGACGAACAAGGTGTTCGGCGGTCTCGACATCGACGCGTTCGCCAGCTACCTGACCGCGCACGACCCGTACACCCCGGTCGCCACCGATCGGATCTCGATCGGCTCCTGACCCCTGGACGCCTGACCGGGCACGGTCCCGGCGTACCCCAGCCGGTACGCCGGGACCACCGGGACCACCGGGACCACCGGGACCACCGGGACCCCGACGGTTTTTCGATCCGCGAAAGCTTTTGATACCTTGCGTACTCAGGCTTTTACGGAAGGTGAGCGATGGCGCACGTTGCTCCGACCTCGCATCGACGGGCCAGTCGCTCGTCGCACGGCGGGCATCGCAGCGGTGATGGGCCGATCCAGACCACCAGCTGGCTCGGGTTGACGTTTGCATTCGTCGTGGGGCTGGTGCTGACCGCCCAGTCGCACGTTGGCGTTCACGCCGCCGGGATCACCTTGCTGGTGATGCTGGTGCCGATCACGATCGGGACGTTCGTGGTGGCATTCCGGCAGGGCATCGGGTCCTGGAAGGCGGCGCTGTTCACTGCGGCCGCGCTTGCGGTGACCCTGCTGAAGTTCCTGTTCTGAGCGGTCGAGTTCAGGCCTTCGCCTCAGCCGGCTCACGCGTGCTGGGCGGTACGACGAAGCGGTAGCCGACGTTTCGCACGGTGCCGATCAGCGACTCGTGCTCCGGGCCGAGCTTCGCGCGCAGGCGGCGTACGTGGACATCGACCGTCCGGGTGCCGCCGAAGTAGTCGTAGCCCCAGACCTCCTGCAGCAGTTGCTCGCGGGTGAACACACGGCCCGGGTGCTGCGCCAGGAACTTGAACAGCTCGAATTCCTTGTAGGTCAGATCAAGCGCCCGCCCGTTGAGCTTCGCCGTGTACGACGCCTCGTCGATCACGACGTCACCGCTGCGGATCAGCGTGGACTCGGGCTCATCGTTGCGGGTCGCGGCCAGACGGCCGATGACGAGTCGCAACCGCGCCTCGATCTCGGCCGGGCCGGCGGTGTCGAGCAGTACGTCGTCCGCGCCCCAGTCGGCGTTGACGGCGGTCAGACCGCCCTCGGTGACGACCAGGATGAGCGGTACGTCGATGCCGGTCGTGCGGATCAGCCGGGAGGCGCTGCGCACGGCGACCAGGTCGCGGCGGGCGTCGAGCAGCACGGCGTCAGCGTCCGGGGCGTCGACCAGCGCGGCGACCTCGGGCGGCAGGATCCGGATCTGGTGCGGGAGCAGGGCGAGCGACGGCAGCACCTCGGTAGAGGCCTGCAGGGCGTTCGTCAGCAGAAGCAACGTGCTCACGCCGTCTCCTTGTGCTGATCATCGGATCTCAAGCATGCGATCCGGTCCTCGTGCACGGCAGGCCCCGACGGCGTCGTTGCCGGGGGCCTGAGACACACTGGGCATAACAGCAAGCTGACATAATAGCCGAAGACTTAACCGATTAGTGAGGCGCCGACCAGATGCCGGAAGTGACCATCAGGTACTTCGCTGCCGCGCGTTCAGCCGCCGGGGAGTCCTCGGCGACTGCCGAGGCGGGCTCGATCCGCGACCTGGTCAGCGCTGT carries:
- a CDS encoding winged helix-turn-helix domain-containing protein, producing MSTLLLLTNALQASTEVLPSLALLPHQIRILPPEVAALVDAPDADAVLLDARRDLVAVRSASRLIRTTGIDVPLILVVTEGGLTAVNADWGADDVLLDTAGPAEIEARLRLVIGRLAATRNDEPESTLIRSGDVVIDEASYTAKLNGRALDLTYKEFELFKFLAQHPGRVFTREQLLQEVWGYDYFGGTRTVDVHVRRLRAKLGPEHESLIGTVRNVGYRFVVPPSTREPAEAKA